The Thermoplasmata archaeon DNA segment CACCGCCGGCGGCGCGACGAGCTGAACGATAAGACGCGGGAATGGGTCGAGAAGCGGGATGCGCTGAACGCCCAGGTGCGGGCCCTCGTCGACGAGGCGACCCAGCATCGGATCCTGCGGGACGAGTTGAACGGCCAGGTCAAGGCGGCGAAGGAGGAGCGGGACAAGTTC contains these protein-coding regions:
- a CDS encoding phosphoserine phosphatase → MLDELQLKRERENQEAERHRRRRDELNDKTREWVEKRDALNAQVRALVDEATQHRILRDELNGQVKAAKEERDKF